AAGCGTGGTTTTCGGGGTTTCGTTCGGGGGTGGGAGTGGTTTCTGTTTGGGTGCAGATTTGGCAAATTCTTGATATTTCGCCGAAATCCGTGCAGTTGGGCTCTTTGCTTAAAGTCCAGTTGTTGAAATTGTGTCTTGCGGATACGTTTGCGATGGGTAAAAATCCGTCGTTGCCGTAAAATATGCCTGTGGGCGGGACTAAATTCCAGAATAATTGCGCGGTGTCGGGCAGAACGTTTAATTTGCACGAGGTCGGGTCGTAATTTACTATAAAACCGCCGTCGGTAAAAGTAATTCTGCCGTCGCCTCTTATTAGGTTTTGCGTGTTTAAGGCGGCGTATTTTGCTTTCCAGATTACGGTTGAGGAATACGGAATGTAAATGCCGATTGAATTGGGCGAATTGTCGAATAAATTGTCGGTTTCGCCGATTATTGTTATGGTTGCGTTCGGCGGAATAAGCAGGGTGCGGCTTGCGCCCTCGGAGATTATTACGGTCATTTGGTCTATGGGAACGGGCGGGGTGTTGCTGTTCCACGTTGCGGTCATCATAAAATCGAATGAAATTGTTCTTGCTGTTGTGTTGTGGGTGATGTTGGTTATGGGTTTGTTGGTGTTTTCGCCTGCTCGCGCCCGCGCATTTGGGACGGAATAATCCGTAAAGCTGTTAAAAATAAACCTCGGAAAAGCGTCGTTGCTACGAGGAAACGAGTAAAAAACAAACATTCCTTGGTCGCTTACACAACCGTTAACCCTGTCGCAGCCCGCTTGCATTACATAATATCCGCGATTTGCGGGATCGGTGTTTACCGGGCTATTGTTGTTCCAAGCCGAAACATTTTTATTTACACGATAAATTAACATACCGCTTGCAGGAATAAGCGCGTCAAAACCTATTCTTTGACGGTTTTCTATCAGAAAATATTCGCCGTTCGTTTGTGTATTTATTCTATATACTACTCCGCGTTCGGTAGGATTAGGCAAAGTAATCTGTGCGGCTGAGTTAATTGTAATTTCTTGCGCCCAGCCCAATCTTACACGTGGGTATGCCGAAAAAAGAGATGGGGAATTTCCATTGTTAATAACACCGCCCTTTGCCATAATACACCAATTATCGGGGCATACGGAACCTGTTGCGTAAAAATCACGGAAATCAAAAACTGAGTGTCCCAATTCGTGCACAAGCGTTCCGAGGGGCGCAATATTTGTGCCGCTTATGCCGCTAAGTTCCGAAGAGCAAGAATACCTGCCATACCATCTTCCGTTATGCGAAAAAACAGGTGTATTTATGGCGGCGTGCGACCATATTGCGTCGTTTGCAGGCGCACCGTATGCTTGGCAATATCCCGCAAAAATTATATGCACGGCAATTAAATTATCGGGATTTATTGGGCAGGGGTATTGAAAATAGTCAAATCCTTGTTCGATTGCCAAATTTACCGCTTCGCGAGCCATAAGCGATCCGCTTGACATAAACCTGTTGTAATGCGTTATCGGATTTGACAAAGTGAACGGTCCGTAAACGTTTGCCCGTAAGTCGAATTTGCCGTAAGAATTTTCGAGAAAATAGTCGCGCACTCTGCCGTTAAACAAGGTTTCAAAATCCTGTTTTGTTCTTTGAAACGGCTTCCCCTGAAATCCTACGAGAATTACGGGAATAGTCCATTCGCCCTCAAACGGGACAATTTCCTGCGACTCCAAAATACTGCGAACGCCGCGTATTTGCTCCATCTCAAAAATTTCGCTTTCTAAACGACGACCTCTTAAATTTTTAGGACGGTCGCGCAGAAATTCGCGTTCTTTGTTTGTGCGTTTGTTTTCGTTTTGCGCGCGTATTCCCGAAGATTGCAAATCGCCGTTTTTGTCTTCGCTTGCGTATTCCCAAAAGCCGTTTTCGTTAAGTAAAATTGTGTAGCCGTCCGTGGTAGTTCGCCAATTTTGCCATTCGTCGCCGTGAAGCCGAACTGTTATGCTTGAGCCGTCGGGCAGTTCGTGTTCAAACGGCGCAGAAATTGCAGGGACGGCAAAACCGCCCTGCGAAAATAAAGCCCAAATTAAAAAAATCGCCGCAATTTGTCGCATAAATGCCTACCTTTTTACGCCGATTCGAGCGGAATATCGGTATCGTCTTCCGCTGATGGTCGTTGCTTCCACGGCGATTATGTAGGTGCCGCTTGCGACTAATCGTCCTGTGGTGTTGGTTAAATCCCATTGTAGGGGCGTATTGCATACGCCCAAATCGCCGACGGTCATTGTTGCAGGGCGTATGCAATACGCCCCTACATCGTCCACCGACCACACAACATTCCCCAACGCATCAAATATCCGCACATTCGCCATTGCCGGTTCGGGGGTTATTATCGAAAATCTCGCCACGTCCGACACTACTGCGTTTTCGAGTAAAATTCCATACTGCGACAAAGAAACAGGCTGTCTTTCGCGGATAAAACTGGGAGGCACTATGCCGTCAACAGGATAAAAACCGCCCGGATAAAAAATACCCGCCACTCCTCCGCTTACTCCCCAAAATATGTCCGCGTCTTCAGGAAAAGACACTAATCCATTGCGAGTTCCCTGACTGAATTCGTTGCGGTCATAACCAATAATCGTGCCCCCTGTCATAGTCAAAACATCGTCGTTAGGCACTAAATCAATATTGCAAGTATTTATAACTCGACACGCAATTCGCGCGCCGGAGATTACCAATCCGCCCGAGATTGTTAAAGAAGGGCTACTAATCGCCCAGTTGTTGTCAGGATAAGACACAACTCCGCCAAAAACGTTAACTGTCGTTGCATCAATGCGTCCCAAAACTTGGGCGCCGTCTTTTATTGTGATATTGCTTACGCCGCTAATCCTACCAATTCTTCCGATTATTTTAGCGCCGTCTTCAAAAGTTATTTCGCTATCGCCAGATGTCAGTATAAGACCACCAAAATCACCTGAATCACCTAAATCAGTTATAACTGAATTTGAAACGGTTAACTTGCCGTTTGAGTGGAAAATAATCCTGCGAAGATTTGAACCGATAGAAACTCTCTCTGTTCTTCCGGTTATTTCACTGTTTAATATACTAAGATTTCCGTTGACTACAGAAATTACTTCGCCGTTTGTTCCTACACTCATTTTCGCGCCTTCAACTGTGAGATTGCCATTCGCAACACGAATTAACTGTTGCGACTGAGCAGTATCTTCGACATTGAATTTTATTACGTTATCAATTTTGAGATCGCCGTCAACATTAATTCCGGTTAATATAGTAGTAGAAGTAGAACCTTTAACGTTAATCTCTACATTTGAAATTCTGGTAATACTGTTGGAATGACTTACAATCGCAGTGTGGGATCTTTGATTTGCTTCTATATTTATCACTCCGCCTGAAATTACAATATTACCCATACCTCTTTCATTAGTCGGATCTACATTAATCGTACCTATACGAATGGCTACCTCTACACTCCCTATCGTATTTATAACTCCGCCCGAAACCGTGATATTACTGCTGTCCGCTATTAGAATCGCTTGCCTTACCATTGCAAGACTTCCTGTTCCGTTTATTACTGAAATTTCTCCGCCGGAAATATTAACCGTGCTACCGCCCCTGGCGGCAATTGTAGGCTCAAAGTTATTATTAATATGAGTGCTTTCTAACCTGCCGCCTAAAAAATTAAGCGTGCTGCCGCTTTCAAGAAGTATCCTCCCTGTGATGTTTCCGCCCGAAGCAATAAATGTTCCGCCGTCGGAGACGATAATTGCTCTTCGACAGGTTCTTATAGAGCCGGCGGCAAATTCAAACACGCCGCCGCCCGTAATTCGAAAACCGTCCTCCGGCATCCACATATCTCCCGGGGTAAACGTCGCTCTCCAAATAACTCTCGATGTCGGAGCAATCTCTAATGCAATCCTATCCCACCATTGGGGGCTGTTGTTAAGGTTATCACCGATAATTGTAATAGTTCTATTTCCGGGAACTCTTAAAGTTCCGTTTGCGCCGAGAGCAATCCGAACGGTATCGCCGTCTATAAGAGCAGGCTGATGATTACCGGGATTCGAAGGATTAACCGCGAACCATCTGTCCCAAACGATAGTTCGTTGCGGACGGTCTTCTATTAAATCATACTCAATATACCAAAAGCCGTTCGGGTAAGATATGCCTCCGCCTCCCCAATATACCGCCGCATTTTCGGGAGTAGTTGTAAAACCGTCTTTTGTGCCTGCGGTGTACGTTTTCCAGTCAAAATTTTCTTCGATTTTTACAACTGCGCCGTTGTTGGTAATGTTTATGTTGGTGCGGTTTGCATCGTATCCGAAAGGCGTTTGTCCGATAACCAATCCGCCCGAAATTGCAACACTGCCACTGTCAAGAACGCTGATTGTCGCAGCATTACTGCCTGTCATACTGACTACTCCGCTTAAAATAACAATACTGCTACTGTCTCTGGAAAAAATCGCCTCGCCACCCGTAGCTCTGACTTCTCCGCCGTCAATGGTAATTCTGCCGCCATCACGAACGCCAAGCACGGTTCTAACACCTGTTATCACCCCTCCCTCAGCAACCACAAGCTCACCGCCACGAATAAGTACGTTCGCAAAAGAAACAATACCGGGAGTCCTAGAAAAAACACCACCGGAAAACTCCGCTTTCCAAATAACTTTTGAAGTCGCAGGAATGTCAAAAACAAGTTGTTCGTCCCACATGCCGCCTCCATAAGAAGCGCCGCCGATTATAGTTATAGTTGCATTTTCGGGGACATTCAAATTTCCATGAACGCCCGCGGCTATTGTTATCGTCGCTCCGTCCGCAACCGTCGGCGGTGTTGCGCTGTTCCAAATCTGAGCCGAAACCACTGCGGCAAAACATAAAATTGCCGCCAATACATTTTTAAGACTTTTCATAAAAACTCCCTTTTTATTTGTTTAATTGAACTTATTTTCGACTTTGACGATACAAAAAAGAACGCAAAAATTTTGCGCCCGAAAAGGCGTCCCCTTGTAATATCCCCACATATATTATACTTCGTATAATTATATGTGTTGTGTTGTGTTGTGTTGTGTTGTGTTGTGTTGTGTTGTGTTGTGTTGTGTTGTGTGTAAATCCCCCGCAATGTTTTTTATTGCGAGATTGAAGAAATTCTGTAGATTTGCAGTTGCAACCATTGTTTTTTCTCCGTTTTTGTTAGATTTCCCTGAAATATTAGGGAGAAAATAATATTTGTTTGTGGTGGATTTCGAGATTATTTTGGTTTTGGTGATTTTTTGTGTTTTTTATCTATGGGAATACGTTCTACCGAAAACTAAAACATACTCAATTCCCCTGCAACGGCAAGATATTCCATAAACAAATGCTTTAACTGCGACTTAAATTTCAAAATCTTCGATTTTATACCACGTGTAATATCTGCCCGAAATCGGAGTAAATTTTAGCACGCAATAATCGGGGCAAGACGGGGATTTTTCGGGAAGGTATGCATCCTTATATTTATCGTCCCAAAGCCGCTCTTTAATCTTCATATCGTTGACGATTTCCATATTTCCTTTAAGCATACAGCCTTTCCATATAAGAATTTCCTTGCTGTAAAAATACACGCTTGCCTTAGAATTTTTAGCGATTTCCCCTGCAAATTTAGACGATGTGTTTGTGCAAAAATAAATCTCGTTCAATGAATTTTTATGTTTTGCGGGAAGAGACAGAACGGCTTTAGTAAGAGGATACCCGTCCTCGCCGACGCAACTGATAAAAAACAATCCTACTTTTTTGTGTAATTTCTCCGCTTTTTCTTTTGCTGTCATTTTTTTCCTCTTGATGATGTTAATGGGGGACAAATTTATGCTTTTATTTTAGCAAGTAGTTTTTGCAAACCCGTATCAAATGTTGCAATTTCCTTGTTTTCTACTTCATAATAACCTGCCAAAATACAATCTACCAAATCAAGGTTTGTTTCCGCATAATACTTTAAACCACATAAAACAGAGGCTTTATGTGGAATTTCACACTCCGTAATTTCAAAAAAGTATAACAATTTTGAATAGATAACGTTTCTGTCAATTTTATAAACGCTTTTTAAGACATAAACAACTTCGCTAAGAACTTCGACAGGCATTTCTATGTCATTATTGTCAATCATATCTCTCGCTTTTAATGCCAATTCCTTATGGTCTCCGATAATATAGCGCAAAGCAATATTTGCATCAATTAACAGCATACTTTTGGGCGACCTCTCTTTCCCAAGCGCCTTTTTCTAACGATATTTTAGAGACATCGGCATACTCGTTCAAGCAACCGAAAGCAGATTTCTTTTTAACTTTTGCATTTTCCAATGTTTTTAACGGTTGTGTTTTTTTTATTTTTGTAGTTTGCGGGTTTGAGTATGCGGCTACAAAAGTAATTTTAATTAACGTTTTACCGACAGGAATATCTTGGGGAACAGGTAAATCTAAATGTACCTGTCTTTTTCCAGTAATATTTACTGTTCTTTGCAATGTCATAATTAAATCCTTTCTTAATATTTAAGAATGAATATACTATATTTTTGCGACGGTTTTCGTAAGTATTTCGTTTTTGGAGAAATTTCGTTCTTTGGCATTTAGTATTTTACCTACAAAATTAAAAATAATAACAAAGGAAAGCCATACAATGGACACAAAACACTTAGACGACTGGGCGGTCATCAGTCAAAGCGAGGTGGGGCAAATTATGAGTTCCACCAAAAAAGCGGTGCTCATAAAAGGAAATCACGGGATCGGAAAAACGCAAATTCTGAAAACTTGGGGGCTTGCAAACGGGTTTGACGTAATCGTGCTTTTGGGAGCGCAAATGGCGGACGCAGGCGACCTTATCGGCGTGCCGTTCAGAAGCGAAGACGGCAATAATCTCGAATATTCGATACCTGCAAAATTTAAGGGCGAAAACAAAAAACTGCTTATTTTGGACGAGTTAAACCGCTCTGCAAAAGACATTCGCGACAGTTTTTTCTCGCTTGCCTTGGAGGGAGAAATCCCGCAAACAGGCTACAAACTCCCCCAAAACAGCAGAGTTGCCGCAACAATGAACCCCGACAACGAATATTATCAGGTGGACACCTTAGACCCCGCGCTTTTGGATAGATTTCACAGGTTTGAACTTGTCGTAAATCCGCGCGAATGGCTGACTTGGGCGAGCGGGCAAAACATAAACAAAACGCTTCTTGAATTTTTGAATAAAAATCAAAACCTAATAACGCAAATCGGTTGTCGAGCGTGGTTTGAGTTAGGAGAATTGGAAAATTCGGCTATCGGAAATTTCAAAATCGCAACATCAAAAGTCGGCAAATCCGCGGCGAGTTTGTGGGTCGAATATTTCCGTAAAAACATAGATTCTTGGGAAGAGGTTTTTAAGAATATCGAAGAAAGAGACACCCACGAAGTCTGTTGTGCGCTCGACAGAGCAATTCAGATTTTAAGCGGAATGGAGCGCAAAGAAGATGTCGCTCAAATGCTGGAAATCATAGAAAACGTCGTAGAAAACCTGCAAAAAAACAAACGAATGGAGGAATTGGGCGTATTTAATTCCTTATACAACGGCGAATGTTTCGTGTATTTAAGCCAGTCCCCCAAAATTCGGCAGGCAATTAGTTTCTTTATTTGTGAAGTTTGAGGAGAGGTGAAAACAAAAAGGAAAGCCAAAATGCAATACCACGTATATCAGCCGAGTGCGATATTGTCGCCGTATATCAAAAATTATTGGTTTAGCGACAATTTGGGAATGGAGGGAATATCGCAAAAAGTTCTTCCCGATATTTATCCCGACCTTATTTTCGTTTATCATAAAAAAAGCAATGCTTTTCACGCGGAAATATATGGGCTATCGACCGGTTTTATTGACTACAACTATCCCGACAGCGTAGAGATGTTCGGCGTGCGTTTCAGGGCGGCGGCGATGTCGGCTTTTACGCGTGTTCCGCTTCTTGAACTTACGGATTTGGAACTCAATTTGACCTCGGTCGATACGCTTTTTGACAAGGAAATCAACGAGGCGTTTCACAAAATGTTTTATGAAAGAAACAGCGCGGCGGATATGGCAAAATATATGGATAAATATTTGCTGAACCTCTTGTTTAATTTGTATCCTCTCGATAAGCAAATTGTTCGCGCCGTCGATTTGATTTCTTCGTCGAAAGGGCTGATTTCACCCGTGCAAATCGCGGCGGATATATGTTTGGGTTCGAGGCATTTTGAGCGAAAATTTAAGCGTGTAATCGGCGTAAGTCCAAAGAAATTGGCTAAAATTGCCAGATTTAATAATGCGTTGGATTGTTTGTCGGCGGAGAAAAGCAACGATGTTGTTTCGGTTGCATTGAATTGCGGATATTACGACCACAGGCATTTAATTAAGGATTTTAAGGAGTTTGCAGACGGCAATCCAAGCGATTTTCGGGCTTATGCGCTCTCCTGAAAAAAGTCGTTTTTTTACACACGCGCGCACTTCGGCGATTTATTATTTTATATCCAGAACTTAAAAACTTTTTTATGGAGACAGGTAATATGCAGTTAAGTAAAATCGGCGTGCGGATTATGGTTCGCAAAGATTATGGGGCTTGCTTTGATTTTTACACGGAAAAATTAGGTTTAGTTCCGGTTTACGGAGACAGAAACGGTCCTTACACGATGTTCGGACAAAAAGACGACGACCAAGATTGCGAGCGGATTGCTATTTTCAGCGCAATGGGTATGAAAGAGTTCAAAGGATACGAGCACCCTGCCGTTCAAAATCCTCCGTCCGACACAATTGTAGCGGTAATCCCCAGCGAAAACATAGACGAAGATTATCGCCGAATGAAAGAAGCGGGCGTAGAATTTTTAAGCGAACCGCAATCTATGGTGGATTGGGGAATGCGCTGCACATATTTCACCGACCCCGAAGGCAACATTTTCGAACTGAACGGCGAATTGTGATGTAGAAATTAAGATTTTTTTGGGCTATTTCCAAATTGAACTTGGAAGTAGCCCGTTTTTTTTGTTTTTGAAATATGTTATTTCCGTTTGAAAAGCCAATGCTTTTTATGTGATTTTTTTACCTGTTTT
This DNA window, taken from Chitinivibrionia bacterium, encodes the following:
- a CDS encoding M6 family metalloprotease domain-containing protein; its protein translation is MRQIAAIFLIWALFSQGGFAVPAISAPFEHELPDGSSITVRLHGDEWQNWRTTTDGYTILLNENGFWEYASEDKNGDLQSSGIRAQNENKRTNKEREFLRDRPKNLRGRRLESEIFEMEQIRGVRSILESQEIVPFEGEWTIPVILVGFQGKPFQRTKQDFETLFNGRVRDYFLENSYGKFDLRANVYGPFTLSNPITHYNRFMSSGSLMAREAVNLAIEQGFDYFQYPCPINPDNLIAVHIIFAGYCQAYGAPANDAIWSHAAINTPVFSHNGRWYGRYSCSSELSGISGTNIAPLGTLVHELGHSVFDFRDFYATGSVCPDNWCIMAKGGVINNGNSPSLFSAYPRVRLGWAQEITINSAAQITLPNPTERGVVYRINTQTNGEYFLIENRQRIGFDALIPASGMLIYRVNKNVSAWNNNSPVNTDPANRGYYVMQAGCDRVNGCVSDQGMFVFYSFPRSNDAFPRFIFNSFTDYSVPNARARAGENTNKPITNITHNTTARTISFDFMMTATWNSNTPPVPIDQMTVIISEGASRTLLIPPNATITIIGETDNLFDNSPNSIGIYIPYSSTVIWKAKYAALNTQNLIRGDGRITFTDGGFIVNYDPTSCKLNVLPDTAQLFWNLVPPTGIFYGNDGFLPIANVSARHNFNNWTLSKEPNCTDFGEISRICQICTQTETTPTPERNPENHA
- a CDS encoding pyridoxamine 5'-phosphate oxidase family protein, which produces MTAKEKAEKLHKKVGLFFISCVGEDGYPLTKAVLSLPAKHKNSLNEIYFCTNTSSKFAGEIAKNSKASVYFYSKEILIWKGCMLKGNMEIVNDMKIKERLWDDKYKDAYLPEKSPSCPDYCVLKFTPISGRYYTWYKIEDFEI
- a CDS encoding PIN domain-containing protein; the protein is MLLIDANIALRYIIGDHKELALKARDMIDNNDIEMPVEVLSEVVYVLKSVYKIDRNVIYSKLLYFFEITECEIPHKASVLCGLKYYAETNLDLVDCILAGYYEVENKEIATFDTGLQKLLAKIKA
- a CDS encoding AAA family ATPase → MDTKHLDDWAVISQSEVGQIMSSTKKAVLIKGNHGIGKTQILKTWGLANGFDVIVLLGAQMADAGDLIGVPFRSEDGNNLEYSIPAKFKGENKKLLILDELNRSAKDIRDSFFSLALEGEIPQTGYKLPQNSRVAATMNPDNEYYQVDTLDPALLDRFHRFELVVNPREWLTWASGQNINKTLLEFLNKNQNLITQIGCRAWFELGELENSAIGNFKIATSKVGKSAASLWVEYFRKNIDSWEEVFKNIEERDTHEVCCALDRAIQILSGMERKEDVAQMLEIIENVVENLQKNKRMEELGVFNSLYNGECFVYLSQSPKIRQAISFFICEV
- a CDS encoding helix-turn-helix domain-containing protein → MQYHVYQPSAILSPYIKNYWFSDNLGMEGISQKVLPDIYPDLIFVYHKKSNAFHAEIYGLSTGFIDYNYPDSVEMFGVRFRAAAMSAFTRVPLLELTDLELNLTSVDTLFDKEINEAFHKMFYERNSAADMAKYMDKYLLNLLFNLYPLDKQIVRAVDLISSSKGLISPVQIAADICLGSRHFERKFKRVIGVSPKKLAKIARFNNALDCLSAEKSNDVVSVALNCGYYDHRHLIKDFKEFADGNPSDFRAYALS
- a CDS encoding VOC family protein; this encodes MQLSKIGVRIMVRKDYGACFDFYTEKLGLVPVYGDRNGPYTMFGQKDDDQDCERIAIFSAMGMKEFKGYEHPAVQNPPSDTIVAVIPSENIDEDYRRMKEAGVEFLSEPQSMVDWGMRCTYFTDPEGNIFELNGEL